The genomic DNA TCAGCCGAGCTCGACCACGACCGGGGCGTGATCACTGGGCGCGGTGGTGCCCTTCTTGGGGCGACGCTCGTCCTTCGCGATCTCGGCATGCGTGACGCGTGATGCCAGGCCGGGGGAGCCGAGGATGAAGTCGATGCGCATCCCGCGGCGCTTCTGGAAAGCCAGCTGGGTGTAATCCCAGTAGGTGTAGATCCCCGGCCCAGGCGTGAAAGACCGGACCACATCGGTGAATTGGGCGTCGTGCATGGCCTGGAAGGCGGCCCGCTCGGGCTCGGACACATGGGTGCGGCCGGCAAAAGCCGCCATGTCCCAGACGTCCTCGTCCCTAGGTGCGATGTTCCAGTCGCCGACCAGTGCGATGGGCTTCTCCGGGTCGTCCTTCAGCCAGCCGGAGGCGGTATCCCGCAGGGCGGCAAGCCAATCCAGCTTGTAAGCGTAGTGCGGATCGGCCAGTGTGCGGCCGTTGGGCACGTACAGGCTCCACACCCGCACCCCGCCGCAGGTGGCTCCCAGCGCGCGGGCCTCGGCGATGGCCTCTTCCTCCGGTTTGCTGCTCCAGGTCGGTTGGCCCGGAAACCCGATCTCGACGTCGTCGAGGCCGACCCGCGAGGCGATGGCCACGCCGTTCCACTGGTTGAGTCCGATGTGCGCGACCTCGTAGCCCAACGCCGCGAACGGCATCATCGGGAACTGCGCGTCGGTGCACTTGGTTTCCTGCATGGCCAGCACGTCGACGTCAGCGCGCTCCAGCCAGTCGACCACGCGGTCCACTCGGGTTCGGATCGAGTTGACGTTCCAGGTGGCCAGGCGCATGGGGGTAGAGACTACGGGTCAGCGTGAGCCGAGGACATCGTCGGCCGCGACATAACGGGTTTGGTGGTGCAGCCGGAAACCCAGCGAGGTGTACAACGCGATGGCGGCGTGATTGTCGACTTCCACCTGGACATAGGCCTGCCGGGCACCGGCCTCCGCGCCCCAGGCCAACAGCGCTTCGCACACCGTCCGGGCGTGGCCCTGCCCGCGATGGGCGGAGGAGACCCGAACCGATGAGATACCGAGCCAGGCGGACCCGTCTGGCGCCGTCGTCACCGCACCGCGGCCGACGGCACAACCGGGCACCGACGCGAAGGTCAGCCGCCCCTCGACCACGGCCGTCAGGACGTCAGCAGGCACCGCGCGTTCGTAGATCTGGAACCACTGTGCGCCCGGTTGCTGCGCCAGCGTGACACTCGAGGTCGAGGGTTGCGCCGGCGTGACAGTGGGTTGTCGTGGCGTGCCCGCGGCGGGCAGCGGGCGCACCATGACCCGGGCCGGTTTGATACCCGGCGTGCGAATCGGCAGCAGCCGTTCGGGCAGGGCCAGCC from Mycobacterium sp. DL440 includes the following:
- a CDS encoding N-acetyltransferase is translated as MPELPALGSRVSLRYQLPMGSAKPLTDVIGHLERLEPTVLIRTKDGELVDVAPADIVSVRELSHAPVRASEIRALEHAAALAWPGVEQHWLGGWLLRAGHGVTSRANSAIPLDMSAQIADLSEVRDWYRARDLPAWLALPERLLPIRTPGIKPARVMVRPLPAAGTPRQPTVTPAQPSTSSVTLAQQPGAQWFQIYERAVPADVLTAVVEGRLTFASVPGCAVGRGAVTTAPDGSAWLGISSVRVSSAHRGQGHARTVCEALLAWGAEAGARQAYVQVEVDNHAAIALYTSLGFRLHHQTRYVAADDVLGSR
- a CDS encoding exodeoxyribonuclease III, with amino-acid sequence MRLATWNVNSIRTRVDRVVDWLERADVDVLAMQETKCTDAQFPMMPFAALGYEVAHIGLNQWNGVAIASRVGLDDVEIGFPGQPTWSSKPEEEAIAEARALGATCGGVRVWSLYVPNGRTLADPHYAYKLDWLAALRDTASGWLKDDPEKPIALVGDWNIAPRDEDVWDMAAFAGRTHVSEPERAAFQAMHDAQFTDVVRSFTPGPGIYTYWDYTQLAFQKRRGMRIDFILGSPGLASRVTHAEIAKDERRPKKGTTAPSDHAPVVVELG